DNA from Sinorhizobium numidicum:
ACTTAAGCGCCTCCATGCTGATGTGCAGCGCCTGACGACCGTCCCACACATTTGGAAAATTGGTGGTCTCGCCGCGGACGGCTCCGACGAATTGATCGATCTCGCGAACATAGGCATCGGCGTATCGATCGATGAAAAAGTTCTTCAGGGGGTCCGTACGGATCGCATCCGCGCCGTAGACTTTTACATTGGTCTTGCCGTGGTTTTGCGACTGCACCATCCCCTTAGAACCGAAGACCTCGATACGCTGGTCGTAGCCGTAGACGGCGCGTCGGCTTGCGGACACTTGGCACACTGCTCCAGATGTGGTTTTCAGCGTCGCGGTTGCAGCATCGTACTCCCGGTCCGGGTTCAGTTCCCCATTGATGTGACTGCTCGCCGTGGCGTAGACTTCGGTCGCCTCGACGCCGAGAACCCACCTCGCGATATCGAAGTCATGGATCATGGTGTCATAGAAGATGCCGCCGGGTGTGGCCTTCATGTAGGCCGGTGGCGGCGGATTGGGGTCACGGCTCGTGATGGACACCATCTCGACCTCCCCAATCGCACCACTTTCGACAATTTCCTTGAGCCGGGCATGGCTGGCGTCGAAGCGCCGATTAAAACCAATCAGGATCGGTTGCTTATACTCGCGCAATTCCGAAACGAGGACATCGACGTCCTCCATATTCATACCGACAGGCTTCTCGCAGAAGATCGCTTTGCCTGCTTTGGCGGCGCGCCGGATAAAGTCCGTGTGTGTGTTGGCCGGAGAAGCAATCCACACCGCCTCAACACTCGAATCCTCATATGCTTCTGCCGCGTCGGACA
Protein-coding regions in this window:
- the iolG gene encoding inositol 2-dehydrogenase, with the protein product MVEEMTNQKITVALIGAGFIGELHAKNLARHADVALKYVVEPSEALGRKVADATGARWLSDAAEAYEDSSVEAVWIASPANTHTDFIRRAAKAGKAIFCEKPVGMNMEDVDVLVSELREYKQPILIGFNRRFDASHARLKEIVESGAIGEVEMVSITSRDPNPPPPAYMKATPGGIFYDTMIHDFDIARWVLGVEATEVYATASSHINGELNPDREYDAATATLKTTSGAVCQVSASRRAVYGYDQRIEVFGSKGMVQSQNHGKTNVKVYGADAIRTDPLKNFFIDRYADAYVREIDQFVGAVRGETTNFPNVWDGRQALHISMEALKSARSGSPVSLK